In a single window of the Phocoena phocoena chromosome 14, mPhoPho1.1, whole genome shotgun sequence genome:
- the MFSD2B gene encoding sphingosine-1-phosphate transporter MFSD2B encodes MADFRLPDSGAGRLSFCTKVCYGIGGVPNQVASSAIAFYLQLFLLDVAQIPAAQVSLVLFGGKVSGAAADPLAGFFINRSRRTGSGRLMPWVLGCTPFVALASFFLWFLPPFTSLRGLWYTALYSLFQALATFFQVPYTALTMLLTPSPRERDSATVYRMTLEMAGTLMGATVHGLIVSGAHGSHRCKETALPGQVAVSPNATRLYSIAATVVAVTYPVCSSLLCLGVKERPGASARAAGQGLSFLAGLRLTVRHPPYLKLVISFLFISAAVQVEQSYLVLFCAHASRLHDHVQSLVLTILVSAVLSTPMWEWVLQRFGKRMAAFGIFGMVPFAILLAAMPTAPVAYVVAFVSGVSIAVSLLLPWSMLPDVVDEFQRQHQHGPGLETIFYSSYVFFTKLSGAGALGISTLSLDFAGYESGACKQAEQVVVTLKVLIGAMPTCMILIGLCILLVGPTPKVPSRNSSRSLGRRTSYSLA; translated from the exons GACAGCGGAGCTGGTCGCCTCTCATTCTGTACGAAGGTGTGCTACGGCATTGGAGGGGTCCCCAACCAGGTGGCCTCCAGCGCCATAGCCTTTTACCTGCAACTTTTCCTGCTCGATGTGGCCCAG ATCCCTGCTGCCCAGGTGTCACTTGTCCTGTTTGGAGGGAAGGTGTCTGGGGCAGCTGCTGACCCTTTGGCTGGGTTCTTCATCAACAGAAGCAGAAGGACAGGGTCTGGACGACTCATGCCCTG GGTGCTGGGCTGCACGCCGTTCGTTGCCTTGGCCTCCTTCTTCCTGTGGTTCCTGCCCCCCTTCACCAGCCTGCGTGGCctctggtacacagccctctaCTCCCTGTTCCAGGCCCTGGCAACG TTCTTCCAGGTGCCCTACACGGCACTGACCATGCTCTtgacccccagccccagggagcGGGACTCGGCCACTGTGTACC GGATGACCTTGGAGATGGCAGGGACGCTGATGGGAGCCACTGTCCATGGACTCATCGTGTCTGGTGCCCACGGGTCCCACAGGTGCAAGGAGACTGCGCTCCCAGGACAAGTGGCTGTCTCCCCCAACGCG ACTCGTCTCTACTCCATTGCAGCCACTGTGGTTGCTGTGACTTACCCCGTGTGCAGCAGTTTGCTCTGCCTGGGGGTGAAGGAGCGACCGG GTGCTTCTGCGCGAGCCGCCGGCCAGGGCCTGAGCTTCCTGGCTGGGCTGCGGCTCACAGTGCGGCACCCGCCCTACCTGAAGCTGGTCATCTCCTTCCTGTTCATCTCGGCAGCCGTTCAG GTGGAGCAGAGCTACCTGGTCCTGTTCTGTGCACACGCCTCCCGGCTACATGACCATGTGCAGAGCCTGGTGCTAACCATCCTG GTCTCGGCAGTGCTGAGCACCCCGATGTGGGAGTGGGTTCTGCAGCGATTTGGGAAGAGGATGGCGGCCTTCGGGATCTTT GGGATGGTGCCATTTGCAATCCTGCTGGCTGCTATGCCCACAGCACCCGTGGCATACGTCGTGGCCTTTGTATCTGGCGTGAGCATTGCCGTGTCCTTGCTGCTACCCTG gtccaTGCTTCCAGATGTGGTGGATGAATTCCAGCGGCAGCACCAGCACGGCCCAGGGCTGGAGACCATCTTCTACTCATCCTATGTCTTCTTCACCAAGCTTTCAGGTGCAGGCGCCCTGGGCATCTCCACTCTCAGCCTGGA CTTTGCGGGGTATGAGTCAGGAGCCTGCAAGCAGGCGGAACAGGTAGTGGTGACCCTCAAAGTCCTCATCGGTGCCATGCCCACCTGCATGATCCTCATCGGTCTGTGCATCCTCCTGGTCGGCCCCACTCCAAAGGTGCCAAGTCGGAACAGTTCCCGCTCCCTTGGGAG GAGGACCAGCTACAGCCTCGCTTGA